One Cupriavidus oxalaticus genomic region harbors:
- a CDS encoding response regulator: protein MTSTTRVLIVEDDPAAQSRLVQAVEMHAPASTVAGCAGSVADALAWLALHQPDVLLCDLGLPDGSGIAVIRQARERYPECECMVVTVFGDDQHVLASIEAGAIGYLLKDETTDRIAASIGELRAGGSPMSPLIARQVVNRLRGEPAGAAGLAGAAEGAGRGNAAQRGVTLSARESEILDLISRGYTYAETARYVGLSVHTVQSHIKNIYGKLAVRSRGEAVYEAAKLGLLKSL from the coding sequence ATGACAAGCACAACCAGAGTCCTGATCGTCGAGGATGACCCGGCCGCGCAGAGCCGCCTGGTGCAGGCCGTCGAGATGCATGCGCCCGCCAGCACCGTGGCCGGCTGCGCCGGCAGTGTCGCCGATGCCCTTGCCTGGCTGGCGCTGCACCAGCCCGACGTCCTGCTGTGCGACCTGGGCCTGCCGGACGGCAGCGGCATCGCCGTGATACGCCAGGCGCGCGAACGCTATCCCGAGTGCGAATGCATGGTGGTCACGGTGTTCGGCGACGACCAGCACGTGCTGGCCAGCATCGAAGCCGGCGCCATCGGCTACCTGCTCAAGGACGAGACCACCGACCGCATCGCCGCCTCGATCGGCGAACTGCGCGCCGGAGGCTCGCCGATGAGTCCGCTGATTGCGCGCCAGGTGGTCAACCGCCTGCGCGGCGAGCCCGCCGGGGCCGCTGGGTTGGCCGGGGCCGCCGAAGGCGCCGGACGCGGCAACGCCGCCCAGCGCGGCGTCACGCTGTCCGCGCGCGAAAGCGAGATCCTCGACCTGATCTCGCGCGGCTACACCTATGCCGAGACCGCGCGCTATGTCGGCCTGAGCGTGCATACCGTGCAATCGCACATCAAGAACATCTACGGCAAGCTGGCGGTGCGCTCGCGCGGCGAAGCCGTGTACGAGGCCGCCAAGCTCGGCCTGCTCAAGTCCCTGTAG